The Erigeron canadensis isolate Cc75 chromosome 4, C_canadensis_v1, whole genome shotgun sequence genome window below encodes:
- the LOC122596835 gene encoding uncharacterized protein LOC122596835, which translates to MTALHGGDGGNDPPNWGWNPEWGCRRTGGISTGRAAAANNDLEREFQNSGRRISLMLNNDLSRWQAIGDHAKWYKSYLGTYVATVPHNYESWDQVPQPIKDGLTDWLMRRFYLEPYLGHPENHPLREAVTRMIRQDALKIYRDKKAKFKKTWFTNRGGSQRLAELEGQPPYGMPPQAWSYLLGYWTSEPR; encoded by the exons ATGACTGCACTTCACGGCGGAGATGGTGGCAACGACCCTCCAAACTGGGGGTGGAATCCCGAATGGGGTTGTAGGCGTACGGgtg gtattagCACAGGGAGAGCTGCTGCTGCTAACAACGATCTGGAGCGCGAGTTTCAGAATTCGGGACGCCGAATCTCGCTTATGTTAAATAACGATCTCAGTAGGTGGCAGGCAATCGGGGACCACGCCAAGTGGTACAAGAGCTATTTGGGGACCTATGTCGCTACCGTCCCACATAATTACGAGTCGTGGGATCAGGTGCCCCAGCCCATCAAGGATGGACTTACTGACTGGCTTATg AGACGGTTCTACTTAGAACCATATCTAGGTCACCCAGAAAATCACCCGTTACGCGAGGCCGTGACCAGGATGATACGTCAGGATGCCCTGAAGATCTACAGGGATAAAAAagcaaaattcaagaagacttgGTTCACTAACAGGGGTGGGTCCCAAAGGCTGGCAGAACTGGAGGGTCAACCTCCGTATGGGATGCCTCCACAGGCGTGGAGTTATCTACTGGGTTACTGGACCAGCGAGCCCCGATGA
- the LOC122596899 gene encoding uncharacterized protein LOC122596899, which translates to MGLDDIYTWGDPSQSYGVGDTPYVTQKLYGFGDTSQDHWLNYDQPYSKLVDDIFGPPPTQSRNAPIYESRQAQVSDPESEAQSSASWVGYVAEPYNANLSKNYAWVLGEIPSYLRPYVVGAQNVKGDGNCGFRATAVALGLDEEMGAEWVRTQMLAEFESDLEGYMQMFGQTEGNRMLTALRTSYYGRSRPMHHWMSKVWFHILLANKLGIIVNCVSLRDPRTVFPMHHGLDQLLFKQPISIVLINNETHFVAVKLAGDYPMAYKNPEWEFHATDPARRLAITHANQEDAYQNWLYAKMPRVPPDPPIVIND; encoded by the exons ATGG gtcttgatgatatatatacgtGGGGGGACCCGTCCCAATCCTACGGGGTCGGGGATACACCATATgtgacacaaaaattatatggattcgGCGATACGTCCCAAGACCATTGGCTCAACTATGACCAACCATATTCGAAGTTAGTAGATGACATCTTCGGGCCACCACCTACACAATCTAGAAATGCACCCATATATGAATCAAGGCAGGCACAGGTTTCGGATCCGGAGTCAGAGGCACAGTCATCGGccagttgggttgggtatgttGCAGAACCGTATAACGCCAATCTTTCCAAAAATTACGCTTGGGTACTAGGTGAGATACCATCGTACTTAAGGCCGTACGTTGTAGGCGCACAAAATGTTAAAGGAGACGGTAACTGTGGATTTCGAGCTACCGCTGTAGCTTTGGGGCTAGATGAGGAGATGGGTGCAGAGTGGGTTCGTACGCAGATGCTAGCGGAGTTTGAATCTGACCTCGAAGGGTACATGCAAATGTTTGGGCAAACAGAGGGCAACCGAATGTTGACGGCGCTGCGAACATCTTATTATGGACGAAGCCGACCCATGCATCATTGGATGAGTAAAGTGTGGTTCCATATCCTCCTGGCCAATAAGCTGGGTATAATAGTCAACTGCGTTAGCCTACGTGACCCCCGAACAGTATTTCCGATGCATCACGGCTTAGATCAGCTGTTATTCAAACAACCGATAAGTATTGTGCTGATAAACAacgaaacccattttgttgcagTGAAATTAGCAGGCGACTACCCAATGGCCTACAAGAATCCGGAATGGGAATTTCACGCAACCGATCCTGCACGTCGACTAGCAATAACGCACGCAAATCAAGAAGATGCGTATCAAAATTGGTTGTACGCAAAAATGCCAAGAGTACCACCAGACCCTcctattgtaataaatgattaa